Proteins from a single region of Planctomycetota bacterium:
- a CDS encoding glycosyltransferase family 2 protein: MPRFLTALPVFNEAAHVDGVLDEVLRHTADVCVVDDGSTDGTARILADRIEARGDVRVVHHPRNLGYGAALATAFREALAGGWDGLVTIDCDGQHQPRLIPEFLALASDPVRGADIVSGSRYLRRFPGDSQPPEARRRINATITAEINARLGLSITDAFCGFKAYSRRALAALAITETGYAMPLEVWVQAAAAGLSIVELPVPLLYLDLSRSFGGALDDAETRLAHYRAVLDRAEAAVGWRLPAAPPLPAANRASQDPLAAAHC, from the coding sequence ATGCCCCGGTTCCTCACGGCCCTGCCGGTGTTCAACGAGGCGGCGCATGTCGACGGCGTCCTCGACGAGGTCCTCCGCCACACCGCCGACGTGTGCGTCGTCGACGACGGCTCGACGGACGGGACGGCCCGGATCCTCGCCGACCGGATCGAGGCCCGCGGCGACGTCCGCGTCGTCCATCATCCGCGGAACCTGGGCTACGGGGCGGCGTTGGCGACCGCCTTCCGCGAGGCGCTGGCCGGCGGGTGGGACGGGCTGGTGACGATCGACTGCGACGGCCAGCACCAGCCGCGGTTGATCCCCGAGTTTCTCGCGCTGGCAAGCGATCCCGTCCGCGGCGCCGATATCGTCAGCGGCAGCCGTTACCTGCGGCGTTTCCCCGGCGACAGCCAGCCCCCCGAGGCCCGGCGGCGGATCAACGCCACGATCACCGCTGAGATCAATGCCCGGCTCGGCCTGTCGATCACCGACGCCTTCTGCGGCTTCAAGGCCTACTCGCGGCGGGCACTGGCGGCCCTGGCGATCACCGAGACGGGCTACGCGATGCCGCTCGAGGTCTGGGTCCAGGCGGCGGCCGCGGGCCTGTCGATCGTCGAACTCCCCGTCCCGCTGCTGTACCTCGACCTCTCGAGGAGCTTCGGCGGCGCCCTCGACGACGCCGAGACGCGCCTCGCCCATTACCGCGCCGTCCTCGACCGCGCCGAGGCGGCCGTCGGCTGGCGCCTTCCTGCAGCGCCGCCGCTCCCCGCGGCCAATCGCGCTAGCCAGGATCCGCTCGCGGCGGCACACTGCTGA
- a CDS encoding Nif3-like dinuclear metal center hexameric protein — translation MLSGMPALATVVEALEAIAPLRLAAPWDAVGLLVATRRPAIGRILTCLSVTSAVVHEAVAERVDLVVSHHPLPFKPVARLVDDSLPGSLLLDLATAGIGVWSSHTAWDSAAGGINDQLAALLGLADVRPLVADAVDPTVGTGRGGLPDDSPALTTVADVAARLCRALGVCGAHVVGDPRRPAGRVGIVCGSGGECLPLASAAGCRTLVTGELRLHDALAADHADVAVVAVGHQASEQFGMRSLGRRLEAAVPGIECRESRFDRDPLPWLPLQG, via the coding sequence ATGCTCTCCGGCATGCCCGCGCTGGCCACCGTCGTCGAGGCCCTGGAAGCGATCGCGCCGCTGCGGCTCGCCGCGCCGTGGGATGCCGTCGGCCTGCTCGTGGCGACGCGGCGCCCGGCGATCGGTCGGATCCTCACCTGCCTGTCGGTGACATCGGCCGTCGTCCATGAGGCGGTGGCCGAGCGCGTCGACCTGGTCGTCTCCCACCATCCGCTCCCGTTCAAGCCGGTGGCGCGGCTGGTCGACGACAGTCTGCCCGGCAGCCTGCTCCTCGATCTGGCGACCGCGGGGATCGGCGTGTGGAGCTCGCACACCGCCTGGGATTCGGCCGCCGGAGGCATCAACGACCAGCTCGCCGCGCTCCTCGGACTGGCCGATGTCAGGCCGCTGGTGGCCGACGCCGTCGATCCCACCGTCGGCACGGGGCGCGGCGGCCTGCCCGACGACTCCCCGGCGTTGACGACCGTGGCCGATGTCGCCGCACGCCTGTGCCGCGCCCTGGGCGTCTGTGGCGCGCACGTGGTCGGCGACCCCCGCCGGCCGGCCGGGCGGGTGGGGATCGTGTGCGGCAGCGGCGGGGAGTGTCTTCCGCTGGCCAGCGCCGCCGGCTGCCGGACGCTCGTGACCGGCGAGCTGCGCCTCCACGACGCCCTCGCGGCCGACCATGCCGACGTGGCCGTGGTCGCCGTCGGCCACCAGGCGAGCGAGCAATTCGGGATGCGGTCCCTCGGCCGCCGTCTCGAGGCAGCGGTGCCCGGCATCGAGTGCCGAGAGAGCCGATTCGACCGCGATCCGCTCCCGTGGCTGCCGCTGCAGGGCTGA
- a CDS encoding sugar phosphate isomerase/epimerase, producing the protein MDDGRCHRQAGEDPTDRRAPRRHEQADGIPRRGEPQRRDRFQGLDDGGQRGHAGEHTIRRPSFPGECSVSPFRLCTATVHLSGSLRSALRRARTLGLDGVEIDARNTPGADSLSKTGRRQVRKWIADEGLAVAAVAFPTRGGYADPDRLEGRIAATKEAMTLAHDLGAGLVYNHVGDIPPPGADGTRDPRRALLLEVLGDLGAWGSRCGALFAAEVGRAAPAEIATLLDELPEGAIGCQLVTGALVVNRHDPAATVAVLGDRILHVHATDAISGPIAGRGRSVVLGTGQVDLPTILAALDDHGYRGWIGIEPVDTIGTDSEIAAAMQAIAAV; encoded by the coding sequence ATGGACGACGGCCGATGTCACCGACAGGCAGGTGAGGATCCGACCGATCGCCGGGCGCCGCGTCGCCACGAGCAGGCCGACGGCATCCCACGGCGCGGCGAGCCGCAGCGGCGCGATCGCTTCCAGGGCCTCGACGACGGTGGCCAGCGCGGGCATGCCGGAGAGCATACAATTCGGCGGCCTTCGTTCCCCGGGGAATGCTCCGTGAGCCCGTTCCGCCTGTGCACTGCGACCGTCCACCTCTCCGGTTCGCTGCGCTCGGCCCTGCGGCGGGCGCGGACCCTCGGGCTCGACGGCGTCGAGATCGACGCCCGCAACACCCCCGGGGCCGACAGCCTGTCGAAGACCGGCCGGCGCCAGGTGCGGAAGTGGATCGCCGACGAGGGACTCGCCGTCGCGGCGGTCGCCTTCCCGACGCGCGGCGGCTACGCCGACCCCGACCGGCTCGAGGGGCGGATCGCTGCCACGAAGGAGGCAATGACGCTGGCCCACGATCTGGGTGCCGGGCTGGTCTACAACCACGTCGGCGACATTCCGCCGCCCGGTGCCGACGGCACCCGTGACCCGCGCCGGGCGCTGTTGCTGGAGGTGCTCGGCGATCTGGGCGCGTGGGGGAGCCGCTGCGGGGCGCTATTCGCCGCCGAGGTCGGTCGGGCGGCGCCCGCCGAGATCGCCACCCTGCTCGACGAGCTCCCCGAGGGGGCGATCGGCTGCCAGCTCGTGACCGGGGCCCTGGTGGTCAACCGCCACGATCCCGCCGCTACCGTCGCCGTGCTCGGCGACCGGATCCTCCACGTCCATGCCACCGACGCGATCTCGGGGCCGATCGCCGGCCGCGGGCGGAGCGTGGTCCTCGGGACAGGCCAGGTCGATCTGCCGACGATCCTCGCGGCCCTCGACGACCACGGCTATCGCGGCTGGATCGGCATCGAGCCGGTCGACACGATCGGCACCGATTCCGAGATCGCCGCGGCCATGCAGGCGATCGCGGCGGTGTGA
- a CDS encoding DUF1559 domain-containing protein has translation MNKPHPSRRGFTLVELLVVIAIIGTLVGLLLPAVQAARAAAQRSACTNKIKQLALASLNYENTNKSLPASAGGTCCWANGGPSSANNAARRSAFVELLPFIEEVNMYNQIQAGGGGIAAGGPYAWISWSVWNTAPRALSCPVDTENDSRISSNSYALSVGDQVSNLRTQDNFGRGAFTRTAYRGTTPITPRGTTIADIVDGTSKTILMSERIRGNGTSFRTTDTVPIRVGVAHLGSVRLTPNACLTLAAGQFYVAGTNIKQYWGDKWTDGQVGRVGFNTVLPPNSPSCGAGQGTGGAPINNADDDHAVQPPSSYHPGGVSVAFCDASVRFIADNIDTGNTGTVVAYKDKTPSPFGVWGALGSKAGAENTANE, from the coding sequence ATGAACAAGCCCCATCCCAGCCGGCGTGGCTTCACGCTCGTCGAGCTGCTGGTCGTGATCGCGATCATCGGTACGCTCGTCGGCCTGCTCTTGCCCGCGGTCCAAGCCGCGCGTGCCGCCGCGCAGCGCAGCGCCTGCACCAACAAGATCAAGCAACTGGCGTTGGCCAGCCTGAATTACGAGAACACCAACAAGTCGCTGCCGGCGTCGGCCGGCGGCACCTGTTGCTGGGCGAATGGCGGCCCCTCGTCGGCGAACAACGCGGCGCGGCGAAGTGCATTCGTCGAGCTGCTGCCGTTCATCGAGGAAGTCAACATGTACAACCAGATCCAGGCCGGCGGCGGCGGAATCGCCGCCGGTGGACCGTACGCGTGGATCAGTTGGTCGGTGTGGAACACCGCTCCGCGGGCCCTGAGCTGCCCGGTCGACACCGAGAACGACTCGCGGATCTCCTCCAACTCGTACGCGCTTTCCGTGGGTGATCAGGTCAGCAACCTTCGCACGCAAGACAACTTCGGCCGCGGAGCGTTTACCCGGACGGCGTACCGCGGGACGACGCCGATCACGCCGCGTGGAACGACGATCGCCGATATCGTCGATGGCACGAGCAAGACGATCCTGATGAGCGAGCGGATCCGTGGAAACGGCACCAGCTTCCGCACGACGGACACCGTGCCGATCCGGGTCGGCGTCGCGCATCTGGGATCCGTCCGTTTGACCCCCAACGCCTGCCTCACGCTCGCGGCCGGTCAGTTCTATGTGGCCGGTACCAACATCAAGCAGTACTGGGGCGACAAGTGGACCGACGGCCAGGTCGGCCGGGTCGGCTTCAACACCGTCCTGCCGCCCAACTCCCCGTCGTGCGGTGCCGGTCAGGGCACGGGCGGTGCGCCGATCAATAATGCCGACGACGACCACGCAGTCCAGCCGCCGTCGAGCTACCATCCGGGTGGTGTGAGCGTGGCGTTCTGCGACGCCTCGGTGCGATTCATCGCCGACAACATCGACACCGGCAACACCGGGACGGTCGTCGCCTACAAAGACAAGACGCCCAGCCCGTTCGGCGTGTGGGGGGCGCTGGGCTCGAAGGCCGGCGCCGAGAACACCGCCAACGAGTGA
- a CDS encoding carboxypeptidase regulatory-like domain-containing protein, whose translation MLSFAGSTASRFLAVGGALALLVAVPACSSGPKRPSTIKVSGKVTMNGTPVPGATVSFQPVAAGGRAAVGITDDAGKYVLTSFEAGDGAVAGDYGVAIVKNETAAATGSSANANSDDYVPPEGLKEPPPAKSLIPPRFNNPRESGLRATVGGGSTTFDFELAK comes from the coding sequence ATGCTTTCGTTCGCCGGCAGCACTGCGTCGCGTTTTCTGGCCGTTGGCGGGGCCCTCGCCCTGCTCGTCGCAGTCCCGGCCTGCTCGTCGGGCCCCAAGCGTCCGTCTACCATCAAGGTGTCGGGGAAGGTGACGATGAACGGAACCCCCGTGCCCGGCGCAACCGTCAGCTTCCAGCCCGTGGCTGCCGGGGGGCGAGCCGCTGTCGGTATCACCGATGACGCCGGGAAATACGTCCTGACTTCGTTCGAGGCGGGAGACGGCGCGGTGGCAGGAGACTACGGCGTCGCGATCGTCAAGAATGAAACGGCAGCGGCGACTGGTTCATCCGCGAACGCGAACTCCGATGACTACGTTCCCCCGGAAGGTCTCAAGGAGCCGCCGCCTGCCAAGAGCCTGATTCCCCCCCGTTTCAACAATCCGCGCGAGTCGGGACTTCGGGCGACCGTCGGGGGTGGCTCGACGACGTTCGATTTCGAGCTTGCGAAATGA
- a CDS encoding DUF4198 domain-containing protein — translation MLAVVALVATAGCAKPVDTRPKRVPFSGKVTLDGAPVEGATVVLAPEGGSGNAASGMTNAEGVVNFTTFESRDGAVPGKYLVTVAKTAFPDGRALTADDPSYDPSTAVTAVVKGAKELLPAKYKAAKTSGLTVEVKDGENAPAVFDLKN, via the coding sequence GTGCTCGCGGTCGTCGCGCTGGTGGCGACGGCGGGCTGCGCCAAGCCGGTCGATACGCGCCCCAAGCGGGTGCCGTTTTCGGGGAAGGTGACGCTCGACGGAGCGCCCGTCGAAGGGGCGACGGTCGTGCTCGCCCCCGAGGGGGGCTCCGGGAACGCCGCTTCGGGGATGACCAACGCCGAGGGCGTGGTGAATTTCACCACGTTCGAATCGCGCGACGGGGCGGTGCCGGGCAAGTATCTGGTGACCGTCGCCAAGACGGCGTTTCCCGATGGACGGGCCCTCACCGCCGACGATCCTTCCTATGATCCCTCGACGGCGGTGACTGCTGTCGTGAAGGGTGCCAAGGAGTTGCTCCCGGCCAAGTACAAGGCAGCCAAGACGTCCGGCCTCACCGTCGAGGTCAAGGATGGCGAGAACGCCCCCGCGGTCTTCGACCTGAAGAATTGA
- a CDS encoding DUF1559 domain-containing protein has product MPHAHRRGPSGFTLVELLVVIAIIGTLVGLLLPAVQAAREAANRSRCTNNLKQLGLANQTYHDSRKHFVALRGQDMKITSPRIAPQYVYILEWWSGNLPLLPFYEQGTYYDTIVNWLTSTGVLSFPAAGNPPDNFQPWRGSASVPGPAGAFSNIMMAQVPTLRCPSDGRTTAFHGDGNRGTTNYVFSMGDVCQNVSETTITRGIFGRGLIGGVNPGAPTEPNFTAMKDITDGTSKTLLMSERIRGRDNSFLVRETQAGNVAGFETSPIVCSAQVSGQSYTSAVVVPRAGRDWMFARPAFNGFNTISPPNGPGCNSGTTHDFPHQLIPPTSYHPGGVNAVMADASVRFISDNIDTGNLALPNIAQGPSAYGVWGAMGTKAGGEVVSNE; this is encoded by the coding sequence ATGCCACATGCTCACCGCCGCGGTCCGAGCGGCTTCACGCTCGTCGAGTTGCTCGTCGTCATCGCCATCATCGGGACGCTCGTCGGGCTGCTGCTGCCCGCCGTGCAGGCTGCCCGTGAGGCGGCCAACCGCTCGCGTTGCACCAACAACCTCAAGCAACTCGGCCTGGCCAACCAGACCTACCATGATTCGCGGAAGCACTTCGTCGCCCTCCGCGGGCAGGACATGAAGATCACCAGCCCGCGGATCGCCCCGCAGTACGTCTACATCCTCGAATGGTGGAGCGGGAATCTCCCGCTGCTGCCGTTCTACGAGCAGGGCACCTACTACGACACGATCGTCAACTGGCTGACGAGCACGGGGGTTTTGTCATTCCCAGCGGCAGGGAATCCACCTGACAATTTTCAGCCGTGGCGAGGCTCTGCAAGTGTGCCTGGGCCTGCTGGAGCATTCTCCAACATCATGATGGCCCAGGTGCCCACGCTCCGCTGCCCGTCTGACGGACGGACGACGGCGTTCCACGGGGACGGCAACCGTGGCACGACCAATTACGTGTTCTCGATGGGCGACGTCTGCCAAAACGTCTCCGAGACGACGATCACCCGCGGCATCTTCGGCCGCGGCCTGATCGGTGGCGTCAATCCCGGCGCCCCGACCGAGCCCAACTTCACGGCGATGAAAGACATCACCGACGGCACGAGCAAGACGCTCCTGATGTCGGAGCGGATCCGCGGCCGTGACAACAGCTTCCTGGTCCGCGAGACGCAGGCTGGCAACGTCGCCGGGTTCGAGACCAGCCCGATCGTCTGTTCGGCCCAGGTCTCCGGTCAGTCATACACATCGGCCGTCGTCGTGCCCCGTGCCGGCCGCGACTGGATGTTTGCCCGCCCGGCGTTCAACGGATTCAACACGATCAGCCCGCCGAATGGCCCGGGGTGCAACAGCGGCACTACGCACGACTTTCCCCACCAGCTCATCCCGCCGACGAGCTACCATCCGGGCGGTGTCAACGCCGTGATGGCCGACGCGTCGGTGCGGTTCATCAGCGACAACATCGACACCGGAAACCTGGCACTTCCCAACATCGCCCAGGGCCCGAGCGCCTACGGCGTGTGGGGGGCGATGGGCACCAAGGCGGGTGGCGAAGTGGTGAGCAACGAATGA
- a CDS encoding RsmE family RNA methyltransferase, which yields MEARRLDQRRQGDDPDAGLAEEAPAVDPRHERPPRSQRPRGPRGIHRPATAEPHPDHEREQDHAHQQATFEAAPLVELPETGDEPGEERRQRRVLEVDRAAVVGGDGDDPPAPPGVGRPVFGGRGNGHRNLRMSGRSYQGFSRDGRRESAFPHQLQRRRTGRTVAGVVAVSTVACGAGAWAGSNSHHARSTSSGSTVATLAPAAAASASRANCTTRRGTPPVNRARAPAATGENSGSRAPIRAPSQSRNAATSASVHGGRSIRSVICDRSCAGSAARASGSAVATTSTRAKRGSAPPVSRPMPASTSAGPRSTSSNSSAVVRSMSVFSRRRASSRLHSLPGSARLAGSSGSRSRSSPIHSPAPRPASDSTATSAPAPASLRAAAARKWLFPPPVAAVTTPSRCRCPWSHSSRASASSCGCATWNVAGDSVPSNGAGPGGGSRDGIGTSGGERSRRECSDGRGAGQGQSLARRAPGVDNGLVRWRPRSFPCPPKRVLSRHRLEPGVHPMSERFFLPEPPRDGRALLEGDEARHLARVMRARVGDRVELFDGRGTRWPAEVAAIGRDRVELSTGAPVVTPVPGSPSLTVAVALPKGERQQWLAEKLTELGAASLLPLLTTRGVAEPGPAARTRLERAVLEACKQCRRDHLMTILPPATMDEAVRGPHAGTSLLLADAGGAAPAPDPGAAAVLVLVGPEGGFTPEEIAVALAAGARRVSFSRHVLRVETAALAAAARFA from the coding sequence ATGGAGGCTCGACGTCTGGACCAGCGCCGGCAGGGCGACGATCCCGATGCCGGCCTGGCAGAGGAAGCTCCAGCGGTCGATCCGCGCCACGAGCGGCCGCCCCGGAGCCAACGCCCGCGGGGTCCACGAGGCATACACCGACCGGCCACCGCCGAGCCACATCCCGACCACGAGCGTGAACAGGATCATGCCCATCAACAGGCCACCTTTGAAGCGGCGCCCCTGGTAGAGCTGCCCGAGACCGGGGACGAGCCAGGAGAGGAGCGCCGCCAGCGCCGGGTTCTTGAGGTCGATCGCGCTGCCGTCGTCGGGGGAGACGGCGACGATCCGCCCGCGCCGCCGGGCGTCGGGCGACCTGTCTTTGGCGGCCGGGGAAACGGGCATCGGAACCTCCGGATGAGTGGTCGATCGTACCAGGGTTTTTCCCGCGACGGGCGCCGGGAATCGGCGTTTCCCCATCAGCTCCAGAGGCGGCGGACCGGGCGGACCGTGGCCGGCGTGGTGGCCGTCTCGACGGTCGCCTGCGGCGCCGGGGCGTGGGCGGGAAGCAACTCGCACCACGCGCGCTCGACGAGCTCGGGATCGACCGTCGCCACGTTGGCTCCGGCCGCGGCAGCCAGCGCCAGTCGCGCCAACTGCACCACGCGGCGGGGGACACCGCCGGTGAACCGGGCGAGGGCCCCGGCCGCCACCGGCGAGAACAGCGGCTCGCGCGCGCCGATCCGGGCCCCTTCCCAGTCGAGGAACGCGGCGACCTCGGCTTCCGTCCACGGCGGCAGATCGATCCGCAGCGTGATCTGCGACCGGAGCTGCGCCGGGAGCGCGGCGAGGGCCTCGGGCAGCGCCGTCGCCACGACCAGCACGCGTGCGAAGCGCGGCTCGGCGCCCCCCGTCAGCCGGCCGATGCCGGCCAGCACGTCGGCGGGACCGCGGTCGACATCGTCGAACAGCAGCGCCGTGGTCCGCTCCATGAGCGTGTTCTCTCGGAGGCGCGCCTCGAGCCGGCTCCACTCGCTCCCAGGGTCGGCGCGGCTGGCCGGGTCGAGCGGCAGCCGCTCGAGGAGCAGCCCGATCCATTCACCGGCGCCCAGGCCGGCCAGCGACAGCACCGCGACCTCGGCGCCGGCCCCCGCCAGCCTCCGCGCCGCCGCGGCGAGGAAGTGGCTCTTCCCGCCGCCGGTTGCCGCGGTCACGACGCCGAGCCGCTGCCGCTGCCCATGGAGCCATTCGAGCCGGGCCAGCGCTTCTTCCTGCGGCTGCGCGACGTGGAACGTCGCCGGCGACAGCGTGCCGTCGAACGGAGCGGGACCCGGCGGAGGATCGCGAGACGGCATCGGAACGAGTGGCGGGGAGCGAAGTCGCCGCGAATGTAGCGACGGCCGAGGGGCAGGTCAGGGGCAATCGCTGGCGCGGAGGGCCCCGGGAGTGGACAATGGCCTCGTCCGCTGGCGGCCGCGGTCGTTTCCCTGCCCTCCGAAACGTGTCCTTTCCCGCCATCGCCTCGAGCCCGGGGTCCATCCGATGAGCGAACGCTTCTTCCTCCCCGAGCCTCCGCGCGACGGCCGGGCGCTGCTCGAGGGGGACGAGGCCCGCCATCTGGCGCGGGTGATGCGGGCGCGCGTCGGGGATCGCGTCGAGCTGTTCGACGGCCGGGGCACGCGCTGGCCGGCGGAAGTCGCGGCGATCGGCCGCGACCGCGTCGAGCTGTCCACGGGCGCGCCGGTGGTGACGCCAGTCCCAGGCAGTCCGTCGCTGACCGTCGCCGTGGCGCTTCCCAAGGGAGAGCGCCAGCAGTGGCTCGCCGAAAAACTCACCGAATTGGGGGCCGCTTCCCTGCTGCCGCTGCTGACGACGCGCGGCGTCGCCGAGCCCGGCCCCGCGGCCCGCACGCGGCTCGAGCGCGCGGTGCTCGAAGCCTGCAAGCAGTGCCGGCGCGATCACCTGATGACGATCCTCCCCCCGGCGACGATGGACGAAGCGGTTCGCGGCCCGCACGCGGGGACGTCGCTCCTCCTTGCCGACGCCGGCGGCGCGGCGCCGGCGCCCGATCCCGGTGCGGCAGCGGTGCTGGTGCTCGTCGGGCCGGAGGGGGGCTTCACGCCGGAGGAGATCGCCGTCGCCCTGGCCGCTGGCGCGAGGCGTGTGTCATTTTCGCGGCACGTTCTCCGCGTCGAGACCGCGGCGCTCGCCGCCGCCGCACGATTCGCGTGA
- the rlmN gene encoding 23S rRNA (adenine(2503)-C(2))-methyltransferase RlmN: MHHILEPGPHLADWLASRGQPAWRERAIRRWLHGGRAESFAAMSDLPAGLRDELAGTFSIWSTTVARHLRTADGTEKLLLQLADGQRIECVLLRDGARRTVCISTQVGCAMGCVFCASGLDGVIRNLTTGEILEQVLRLARLLPALERLSHVVVMGMGEPLANLDRLLPALAAIEDRDGPGISARRITISTVGLPKGIDRLTAAAPGYHLAVSLHAADDALRTRLVPVNASIGLAEVMAAADRYWEASGRRLTYEYVLLGGINDSPRQARDLVRLLAGRAALVNVIPYNAVAGLPWKEPSAQARDGFLTVLRDAGVNVQVRRRKGARIDAACGQLRRAAALEGCSPDAAADQTSQPIRITTASTAPRMPPSQPIQ, from the coding sequence ATGCACCACATCCTCGAACCGGGCCCGCACCTCGCCGACTGGCTGGCAAGCCGCGGCCAGCCCGCGTGGCGCGAACGGGCCATCCGCCGCTGGCTCCACGGCGGCCGGGCGGAATCGTTTGCGGCGATGAGTGATCTCCCGGCCGGCCTCCGCGACGAGCTCGCCGGCACGTTCTCGATCTGGTCGACGACCGTCGCGCGGCACCTCCGCACCGCCGACGGCACCGAGAAACTGCTCCTCCAGCTCGCCGACGGCCAGCGGATCGAGTGCGTCCTCCTCCGCGACGGCGCCCGGCGGACGGTGTGCATCAGCACGCAGGTGGGCTGCGCGATGGGGTGCGTGTTCTGCGCCAGCGGCCTGGATGGCGTGATCCGCAACCTGACCACCGGCGAGATCCTCGAGCAGGTCCTGCGCCTCGCGCGGCTCCTGCCGGCTCTCGAGCGCCTCAGCCACGTCGTCGTGATGGGGATGGGGGAGCCGCTGGCGAACCTCGACCGGCTCCTCCCCGCCCTGGCCGCCATCGAGGACCGCGACGGCCCCGGCATCTCGGCGCGGCGGATCACGATCTCCACCGTCGGGCTGCCGAAGGGGATCGACCGGCTCACCGCCGCGGCGCCCGGCTACCATCTCGCCGTCTCGCTCCACGCCGCCGACGACGCCCTCCGCACGCGCCTCGTCCCGGTCAACGCCTCGATCGGTCTGGCGGAGGTGATGGCGGCCGCCGACCGCTACTGGGAAGCATCGGGACGGAGGCTGACCTACGAATACGTCCTGCTCGGCGGGATCAACGACTCGCCGCGCCAGGCGCGCGACCTCGTCCGGCTGCTCGCCGGGCGGGCGGCGCTGGTCAACGTCATCCCGTACAACGCCGTCGCCGGACTCCCTTGGAAAGAACCCTCGGCGCAGGCGCGCGACGGCTTCCTGACGGTGCTCCGCGACGCCGGCGTGAACGTCCAGGTGCGGCGGCGCAAAGGGGCGCGGATCGACGCCGCCTGCGGGCAGCTGCGCCGTGCGGCGGCGCTCGAGGGATGTTCCCCGGACGCGGCTGCGGATCAGACGAGCCAGCCGATCAGGATCACGACCGCGAGCACGGCGCCGAGGATGCCGCCGAGCCAACCGATCCAGTGA
- the ispE gene encoding 4-(cytidine 5'-diphospho)-2-C-methyl-D-erythritol kinase, with protein sequence MVIPEGLHRRGDRREIGTVVERAPGKLNLTLAVIAGRSDGYHDIESLMVPVSLADTVAVRSNDAGRFTLEISTAGRLSRGKVPAGDVPADDTNLVLRAARLLAAESGERRGLDIVLCKEIPAGSGLGGGSSDAAALLRAACVAWGLTWPAERLAAVGARIGSDIPWFFAGGAAIVSGRGERVGPSLPIGAGWAVIARPESGLSTPAVYRECRPDGARRGSAAAVATALAEGRWRSAVAGLGNDLEPAAMRLSPDVGRLLAALRAAGAVRPLLTGSGSACFALTRGQFEARRIAARLEARGWPGVWVVRTGGEVIGSSSRAA encoded by the coding sequence ATGGTCATTCCTGAAGGCTTGCATCGGCGTGGCGACCGTCGAGAGATCGGCACGGTCGTCGAGCGCGCCCCCGGCAAGCTGAATCTCACGCTTGCGGTCATTGCCGGGCGGAGCGACGGCTACCACGACATCGAATCGCTGATGGTCCCGGTGTCGCTGGCCGACACCGTCGCCGTGCGGAGCAACGATGCCGGTCGGTTCACGCTCGAGATTTCCACGGCGGGGCGGCTTTCGCGGGGAAAGGTGCCGGCGGGCGACGTTCCCGCCGACGACACGAATCTCGTCCTCCGCGCCGCCCGGCTGCTCGCGGCGGAATCCGGCGAACGGCGCGGGCTCGACATCGTCCTTTGCAAGGAAATACCGGCCGGTTCGGGGCTCGGGGGCGGATCGAGCGATGCCGCGGCGCTGCTCCGTGCGGCGTGTGTTGCCTGGGGGCTGACGTGGCCCGCCGAGCGTCTCGCTGCCGTGGGGGCGCGGATCGGCAGCGATATCCCGTGGTTTTTCGCGGGCGGGGCGGCGATCGTCTCGGGCCGCGGTGAACGCGTCGGACCGTCCCTGCCGATCGGCGCGGGCTGGGCGGTGATCGCCCGCCCGGAGTCGGGGCTGTCGACGCCGGCCGTCTACCGGGAGTGCCGCCCCGACGGTGCGCGGCGTGGCAGCGCTGCGGCGGTCGCCACGGCGCTGGCGGAGGGGCGCTGGCGCAGCGCCGTCGCCGGTCTGGGCAACGACCTCGAGCCGGCAGCGATGCGGCTTTCGCCCGACGTCGGCCGGTTGCTGGCGGCGCTCCGCGCCGCCGGTGCGGTGCGGCCGCTGCTCACCGGCAGCGGGAGCGCATGCTTCGCGCTGACGAGAGGCCAGTTCGAGGCCCGGCGGATCGCCGCGCGGCTGGAAGCGCGGGGGTGGCCTGGCGTGTGGGTGGTGCGGACGGGAGGCGAGGTGATCGGCTCGTCGAGTCGCGCCGCCTGA